In Aspergillus oryzae RIB40 DNA, chromosome 6, one genomic interval encodes:
- a CDS encoding uncharacterized protein (predicted transporter (major facilitator superfamily)) has protein sequence MWRDLVTPSLTLSLSHFQGLKAQPLYQDLNWRLALIGGVSSLGALGFGFDNGWWGGALGLSQFQQKYGEYDDSLGHFVIPSQKTSVGTGTGSAGIILGCIIAPVVASKLGRRNSFLVLSLLMLIGITLEASAVTSFWQLVVGRIVVYSGIGLASNCVPLYLSECSPPRIRGAFLGLYSFFNSLGVFLASLVVYLSRSRTDKWQYLVVILCQLLVPIGYIAFYAFIPESPRYLIYRGRFDEAEQVLRSLSNYPDTIPYEVELLKAQAEEQQELHKATSIWDCFRGSNRRRTIIAIGVQVLQQAQGVSFIQNFIVTFMEQLKFPDPLRTNLMVTGCSFAVHIITFFSFDKIGRRYSLCIGAILLGGTMFGTGIAIATGDTSSGSSPAATASIALLILWYCMYGFTWGPGCWVVAGEVGTGQLRERTLFLASMGSFLTSVPINFVNPYVQARLGGSVTFIYGGFSVVALVWVFLMVPETRGRSLEELDDMFQAEVPTRRFKKYECSGIGAHITGAQNLQSKEVKVIQEGWVENKGDTGAQ, from the exons ATGTGGAGAGACTTAGTTACCCCATCCCTCACGCTATCCTTGTCCCACTTTCAAGGC TTGAAGGCCCAGCCACTGTATCAAGACCTCAACTGGCGGCTTGCGCTCATCGGCGGAGTGTCGTCGCTGGGAGCTCTAGGCTTCGGATTCGACAACGGGTGGTGGGGAGGCGCACTGGGTCTGTCCCAGTTCCAACAGAAATATGGCGAGTATGATGACTCCCTTGGCCATTTCGTGATTCCATCCCAAAAGACATCGGTCGGCACAGGTACGGGGTCCGCAGGGATTATCCTTGGCTGCATCATAGCCCCAGTTGTCGCATCCAAGCTAGGCCGTCGCAATTCGTTCTTGGTGCTGTCGCTGCTGATGTTGATTGGCATCACCCTCGAAGCATCCGCGGTAACATCCTTCTGGCAACTTGTTGTGGGTCGAATTGTTGTCTACTCAGGGATTGGCTTAGCATCAAACTGTGTGCCACTGTACTTATCGGAGTGCTCACCACCACGTATTCGAG GTGCCTTTCTGGGACTGTATAGCTTTTTTAATTCTCTGGGTGTTTTCCTGGCTTCCCTTGTGGTTTACCTATCCCGTTCAAGGACGGATAAATGGCAGTATCT GGTGGTCATACTCTGTCAGCTGCTAGTGCCTATTGGATATATCGCATTCTATGCATTTATCCCCGAGTCGCCTCGCTACCTCATTTATCGTGGTCGTTTTGACGAGGCCGAACAAGTCCTCCGATCGCTATCGAATTACCCCGACACGATTCCATATGAGGTAGAACTGCTCAAGGCCCAAGCTGAGGAGCAGCAAGAGCTGCACAAGGCGACGTCAATCTGGGACTGTTTCAGAGGCTCCAACCGAAGACGTACTATAATCGCTATTGGGGTCCAAGTCCTGCAGCAGGCCCAAGGTGTTTCCTTCATTCAGAACTTTATCGTCACTTTCATGGAACAATTGAAATTCCCTGATCCCTTGCGTACGAATCTAATGGTGACCGGATGCAGTTTTGCTGTCCACATCATCACattcttcagcttcgacAAGATCGGCCGGCGGTACTCGTTGTGTATCGGGGCAATTCTCCTCGGTGGCACTATGTTCGGAACCGGGATCGCAATCGCCACCGGAGACACAAGCAGTGGGTCGTCACCTGCAGCGACGGCTTCCATTGCCCTTCTGATCCTTTGGTACTGCATGTATGGCTTCACCTGGGGACCCGGCTGTTGGGTGGTGGCAGGAGAAGTAGGGACTGGCCAGTTGCGGGAGCGCACGTTATTCCTTGCCTCGATGGGTAGCTTCCTCACATCGGTTCCTATCAATTTTGTCAATCCGTATGTCCAAGCACGGCTAGGAGGCTCGGTCACCTTTATCTATGGTGGCTTCTCCGTGGTTGCGTTGGTCTGGGTATTTTTGATGGTGCCAGAGACCAGGGGCCGTTCCCTCGAAGAGCTGGATGATATGTTCCAGGCTGAAGTACCGACCCGGCGGTTTAAAAAATATGAATGTAGTGGGATTGGAGCTCATATCACAGGTGCTCAAAATCTGCAAAGCAAGGAAGTCAAGGTGATTCAGGAGGGGTGGGTGGAGAACAAGGGAGATACCGGTGCCCAGTAG
- a CDS encoding Mpv17/PMP22 family protein (predicted protein), whose translation MSRHTKTVVQSAILKSAANLTAQLFRYSTNPTAPPLDWNAVFEFAIFGLIQAQVNCHWQEFLEDSFPSYSTFAKPADQTTAPKKIIQWRNIIYKILLDQTIGLFLMNTIFLVCTNFKQSGNASVLVAEVNRKIWPLIVNAWKVWPACSLCNFLWVPVESRVLVASCVGFGWNIFLAFFTMVK comes from the coding sequence ATGTCTCGTCATACCAAGACTGTCGTGCAGTCTGCCATCCTCAAGTCTGCCGCCAACCTCACGGCACAGCTCTTCCGCTACTCGACCAATCCCACAGCTCCACCGTTGGACTGGAACGCAGTGTTTGAATTCGCTATCTTTGGCCTAATTCAGGCGCAGGTGAATTGTCATTGGCAGGAGTTCTTAGAAGATTCATTTCCGTCGTACTCGACCTTCGCCAAGCCAGCGGACCAGACAACTGCGCCTAAGAAGATCATCCAGTGGCGGAACATTATCTACAAAATCCTTCTCGATCAGACAATCGGGTTATTCTTAATGAACACAATCTTTTTAGTTTGCACGAATTTCAAGCAGTCCGGGAATGCGTCCGTGCTGGTGGCCGAAGTCAACCGGAAGATCTGGCCCCTGATCGTGAACGCTTGGAAAGTCTGGCCGGCTTGTTCTCTGTGCAATTTCCTTTGGGTTCCAGTGGAGTCTCGAGTTCTGGTCGCCTCGTGTGTGGGATTCGGCTGGAATATCTTTCTAGCGTTTTTTACGATGGTCAAGTAA